A window from Pseudomonas kribbensis encodes these proteins:
- the astB gene encoding N-succinylarginine dihydrolase, with protein MKSFEVNFDGLVGPTHNYGGLSYGNVASQSNSQQSSNPKEAALQGLAKMKALMEMGFQQGVLAPQERPDVAALRRLGFSGTDAQVIERAAKEAMPLLVASCSASSMWVANAATVSPSADTADGRVHFTAANLNCKYHRSIEHPTTSRVLGAMFADQQHFAHHAALPAVAQFGDEGAANHTRFCREYGEAGVEFFVFGRSAFDTRYPAPQKYPARQTLEASQAVARLHGLRDDGVVYAQQNPAVIDQGVFHNDVIAVGNGEVLFYHEDAFLDTENMLAELQAKLAKVGGKFQSVCVPRSAVTVDDAVRSYLFNSQLLSRPDGSMLLIVPEECRGNERVWNYLQGLTSSVGLIREVKVFDLKQSMQNGGGPACLRLRVALNETELAAVNPGVIMTAPLYGSLTAWVEKHYRDRLSESDLADPQLLLECRTALDELTQILKLGAVYPFQIN; from the coding sequence ATGAAATCCTTTGAAGTCAATTTTGACGGTCTAGTGGGGCCGACCCATAACTACGGTGGTCTGTCCTACGGCAACGTTGCGTCCCAGAGCAACAGCCAGCAGTCCTCGAACCCGAAGGAAGCGGCGCTGCAAGGCCTGGCAAAAATGAAAGCGCTGATGGAAATGGGCTTTCAGCAGGGCGTTCTCGCACCCCAGGAACGTCCGGACGTGGCGGCTCTGCGCCGTCTGGGTTTCAGCGGCACCGACGCTCAGGTAATCGAGCGCGCCGCGAAAGAAGCGATGCCGCTGCTGGTCGCCAGTTGCTCGGCGTCGAGCATGTGGGTGGCCAACGCCGCCACGGTCAGCCCGAGTGCCGACACCGCTGACGGTCGCGTGCACTTCACCGCCGCCAACCTGAACTGCAAATACCACCGCAGCATCGAGCACCCGACCACCAGTCGCGTACTGGGTGCAATGTTCGCCGACCAGCAGCACTTCGCTCACCACGCCGCATTGCCGGCAGTGGCGCAGTTCGGCGACGAAGGCGCAGCCAACCACACGCGTTTCTGCCGTGAGTACGGCGAGGCCGGTGTCGAGTTCTTCGTGTTCGGTCGCAGTGCGTTCGACACCCGTTACCCGGCGCCGCAGAAATACCCGGCGCGTCAGACCCTCGAAGCATCGCAAGCAGTCGCCCGTTTGCACGGCCTGCGTGACGACGGTGTGGTCTACGCTCAGCAGAACCCGGCGGTGATCGACCAGGGTGTGTTCCACAACGACGTGATCGCGGTGGGCAACGGCGAGGTGCTGTTCTATCACGAGGACGCGTTCCTCGACACCGAGAACATGCTGGCCGAACTGCAAGCCAAACTGGCCAAGGTCGGCGGCAAGTTCCAGTCGGTCTGCGTGCCGCGTTCAGCGGTTACCGTGGACGACGCGGTGCGTTCCTATCTGTTCAACAGCCAGTTGCTGTCGCGTCCTGACGGTTCGATGCTGCTGATCGTGCCGGAAGAGTGCCGTGGCAACGAGCGCGTGTGGAATTACCTGCAAGGCCTGACCAGCTCCGTCGGCCTGATCCGCGAAGTGAAGGTCTTCGACCTCAAGCAGAGCATGCAGAACGGTGGTGGCCCGGCGTGCCTGCGTCTGCGCGTCGCGCTCAATGAAACCGAGCTGGCGGCTGTCAACCCAGGGGTTATCATGACCGCCCCGTTGTACGGTTCGTTGACCGCATGGGTTGAAAAGCACTATCGCGACCGCCTGAGCGAAAGCGACCTGGCGGATCCGCAATTGCTGCTTGAATGCCGGACGGCACTGGATGAACTGACGCAAATCCTTAAACTGGGCGCGGTTTATCCATTCCAGATCAATTGA
- the astA gene encoding arginine N-succinyltransferase: MIVRPVRSSDLSALIDLARSTGTGLTTLPANEERLTHRVGWAEKTFRGEAGRGDADYLFVLEDDNGRVVGISAIAGAVGLREPWYNFRVGLTVSASQELNIYREIPTLFLANDLTGNSELCSLFLHADYRTGLNGRMLSKARMLFIAEFPELFGNKIIAEMRGVSDEAGRSPFWESLGRHFFKMEFSQADYLTGVGNKAFIAELMPKFPLYTCFLSPDARNVIGQVHPDTEPALAMLKSEGFSYQGYVDIFDAGPAIECETSKIRAVRDSEALVLAIGTPGDDATPFIIHNRKREDCRITAAPARLAAGTLVVDPLTAKRLQLNAGDQVRAVALSAARESK, encoded by the coding sequence ATGATTGTTCGTCCCGTACGCAGCAGCGATTTGTCCGCTCTGATCGACCTGGCCCGCAGCACCGGCACCGGCCTGACCACTTTGCCGGCCAACGAAGAGCGCCTGACCCACCGGGTCGGCTGGGCCGAGAAGACTTTTCGCGGTGAAGCCGGCCGTGGCGACGCGGACTACCTGTTCGTGCTCGAAGACGACAACGGTCGCGTGGTGGGGATTTCCGCCATCGCCGGCGCCGTCGGTCTGCGTGAGCCTTGGTACAACTTCCGCGTCGGCCTGACCGTCAGCGCCTCGCAGGAGTTGAACATCTATCGCGAGATCCCGACGCTGTTCCTGGCCAACGACCTGACCGGCAACTCCGAGCTGTGCTCGCTGTTCCTGCACGCCGATTACCGCACCGGCCTCAACGGTCGCATGCTGTCCAAGGCGCGGATGCTGTTCATCGCCGAATTCCCTGAACTGTTCGGCAACAAGATCATCGCCGAGATGCGCGGTGTCTCCGATGAAGCGGGCCGTTCGCCGTTCTGGGAGAGCCTGGGCCGTCACTTCTTCAAGATGGAATTCAGCCAGGCCGATTACCTGACCGGCGTCGGCAACAAGGCGTTCATCGCCGAACTGATGCCGAAATTTCCGCTGTACACCTGCTTCCTGTCGCCGGACGCGCGCAACGTCATCGGCCAGGTGCACCCGGACACCGAGCCGGCGCTGGCGATGCTCAAGAGCGAAGGCTTCAGCTACCAGGGTTACGTCGACATCTTCGACGCCGGTCCCGCTATCGAGTGCGAGACCAGCAAGATCCGCGCAGTGCGTGACAGCGAGGCGCTGGTGCTGGCCATCGGCACGCCGGGCGACGATGCCACGCCGTTCATCATCCATAACCGCAAACGCGAAGACTGCCGCATCACGGCTGCGCCGGCCCGTCTGGCCGCCGGTACGCTGGTGGTCGATCCGCTGACCGCCAAACGTCTTCAACTCAACGCTGGCGATCAGGTTCGCGCCGTGGCGTTGTCTGCTGCCCGGGAGTCGAAATAA
- a CDS encoding aspartate aminotransferase family protein → MSVEHAAVQRADFDQVMVPNYAPAAFIPVRGAGSRVWDQAGRELIDFAGGIAVNVLGHAHPALVGALTEQANKLWHVSNVFTNEPALRLAHKLIDATFAERVFFCNSGAEANEAAFKLARRVAFDRFGTEKYEIIAALNSFHGRTLFTVNVGGQSKYSDGFGPKITGITHVPYNDLAALKAAVSDKTCAVVLEPIQGEGGVLPAELAYLQGARELCDANNALLVFDEVQTGMGRTGNLFAYQHYGVVPDILTSAKSLGGGFPIAAMLTTEALAKHLVVGTHGTTYGGNPLACAVAEAVIDVINTPEVLNGVNAKHDKFKTRLQQIGEKYGLFTQVRGLGLLIGCVLSDAWKGKAKDIFNAAEKEGLMILQAGPDVIRFAPSLVVEDADIDAGLDRFERAAEKLTQA, encoded by the coding sequence ATGTCCGTTGAGCACGCTGCGGTACAACGCGCCGATTTCGACCAGGTTATGGTTCCCAACTACGCGCCTGCCGCTTTCATTCCGGTGCGTGGCGCCGGTTCCCGCGTCTGGGATCAGGCCGGCCGCGAGCTGATCGACTTTGCCGGCGGCATCGCCGTCAACGTATTGGGCCACGCGCATCCGGCGCTGGTCGGTGCCTTGACCGAGCAGGCGAACAAGCTGTGGCACGTGTCCAACGTGTTCACCAACGAGCCGGCCCTGCGCCTGGCGCACAAGCTGATCGACGCCACCTTTGCCGAGCGCGTGTTCTTCTGCAACTCCGGCGCCGAAGCCAACGAGGCCGCCTTCAAGCTGGCCCGTCGTGTCGCGTTCGACCGTTTCGGCACCGAGAAGTACGAAATCATCGCTGCGCTCAACAGCTTCCACGGCCGTACTCTGTTCACCGTGAACGTTGGTGGCCAGTCGAAGTACTCCGACGGTTTCGGCCCGAAAATCACCGGCATCACCCACGTGCCGTACAACGATCTGGCGGCACTGAAGGCCGCTGTTTCGGACAAGACCTGCGCGGTCGTTCTGGAACCGATCCAGGGCGAGGGCGGCGTGCTGCCGGCCGAGCTGGCTTACCTGCAAGGCGCCCGTGAACTGTGCGACGCGAACAACGCGCTGCTGGTGTTCGACGAAGTGCAGACCGGCATGGGCCGCACCGGTAACCTGTTCGCCTACCAGCATTACGGTGTGGTTCCGGACATCCTGACCAGCGCCAAGAGCCTGGGCGGCGGTTTCCCGATCGCGGCAATGTTGACCACCGAAGCGCTGGCCAAGCACCTGGTCGTCGGCACCCACGGCACCACGTACGGCGGCAACCCGCTGGCGTGCGCCGTGGCTGAAGCGGTGATCGACGTGATCAACACCCCTGAGGTGCTGAACGGCGTCAACGCCAAGCACGACAAGTTCAAGACCCGTCTGCAACAGATCGGCGAGAAGTACGGCCTGTTCACCCAGGTGCGCGGTCTGGGTCTGCTGATCGGTTGCGTGCTGAGCGATGCCTGGAAAGGCAAGGCCAAGGACATCTTCAACGCCGCTGAAAAAGAAGGCCTGATGATTCTGCAGGCCGGTCCGGACGTGATCCGTTTCGCCCCGAGCCTGGTGGTTGAAGACGCGGACATCGACGCCGGTCTGGATCGCTTCGAGCGCGCTGCCGAGAAACTGACCCAAGCCTGA
- the astE gene encoding succinylglutamate desuccinylase — translation MLALGKLLELTLAGREPAEKTQLTVEGVRMRWLSEGALEVRPPEARDNGLDLLLSAGIHGNETAPIELLDRLLHDIARGDLKPRARILFLFGNPEAIRKGERFIEQDVNRLFNGRHEQSSGSEALRACELERLAASFFSVPDRQRLHYDLHTAIRGSKIEQFALYPWKEGRQHSRLELARLRAAGMEAVLLQNKPSIVFSSYTYDKLGAESFTLELGKARPFGQNAGVNVSLLETRLKQIIEGTEPEMAEHGLDGLQLFSVAREIIKHSDSFRLNLPADIENFSELDVGYVLAEDLANTRWIIEEQGARIIFPNPKVKNGLRAGILIVPTTDENLA, via the coding sequence ATGCTCGCCCTCGGCAAACTGCTTGAACTGACCCTCGCCGGCCGCGAACCGGCGGAGAAGACTCAACTGACTGTCGAAGGCGTGCGCATGCGCTGGCTGAGTGAGGGTGCGCTGGAAGTCCGGCCACCCGAAGCGCGCGACAATGGCCTGGACCTGCTGCTGTCGGCAGGCATCCACGGCAACGAAACGGCACCGATCGAATTGCTCGACCGGCTGCTGCATGACATCGCCCGCGGCGACCTGAAGCCGCGCGCACGCATTCTGTTCCTGTTCGGCAACCCGGAAGCGATTCGCAAGGGCGAGCGTTTCATCGAGCAGGATGTCAATCGGCTGTTCAACGGCCGTCACGAACAAAGCAGCGGTTCCGAAGCCCTGCGCGCCTGCGAGCTGGAACGCCTGGCCGCGAGCTTCTTCAGCGTGCCGGATCGTCAGCGACTGCACTACGATCTGCACACTGCGATTCGCGGTTCGAAGATCGAGCAGTTCGCGTTGTATCCGTGGAAGGAAGGTCGTCAGCATTCCCGTCTGGAGCTGGCCCGCCTGCGCGCCGCCGGCATGGAGGCGGTGCTGTTGCAGAACAAACCGTCGATCGTCTTCAGTTCCTACACCTACGACAAGCTCGGCGCCGAATCCTTTACGCTGGAGCTGGGCAAGGCACGGCCGTTCGGGCAGAACGCCGGGGTCAATGTGTCGCTGCTGGAAACCCGTCTGAAGCAGATCATCGAAGGCACCGAGCCGGAGATGGCCGAGCATGGCCTGGACGGCCTGCAACTGTTCAGCGTGGCGCGGGAAATCATCAAGCACAGCGACTCGTTCCGCCTGAACCTGCCGGCGGACATCGAAAACTTTTCGGAACTGGATGTGGGTTATGTGTTGGCCGAAGACCTGGCCAATACCCGCTGGATCATCGAAGAGCAGGGCGCGCGGATTATCTTCCCCAATCCCAAGGTCAAGAACGGCCTGCGGGCAGGCATTCTGATCGTGCCGACCACTGACGAAAATCTTGCCTGA
- the astD gene encoding succinylglutamate-semialdehyde dehydrogenase → MMNSLYIAGEWLAGQGEAFQSLNPVTQQVLWSGEGATAAQVESAVQAARQAFPGWARRTLEDRISVLEAFAASLKKHADELARTIGEETGKPLWEAATEVTSMVNKIAISVQSYRERTGEKSGPLGDATAVLRHKPHGVVAVFGPYNFPGHLPNGHIVPALLAGNSVLFKPSELTPKVAELTVKCWIEAGLPAGVLNLLQGARETGIALAANPGIDGLFFTGSSRTGNHLHQQFAGRPDKILALEMGGNNPLVVDQVADLDAAVYTIIQSAFISAGQRCTCARRLLVPQGAWGDSLLKRLVEVSSTIEVGAFDQQPAPFMGSVVSLGAAKALMDAQAHLLANGAVSLLAMTQPQAQSALLTPGIVDVTAVADRSDEELFGPLLQVIRYADFAAAIAEANDTAFGLAAGLLSDSEERYQQFWLESRAGIVNWNKQLTGAASSAPFGGVGASGNHRASAYYAADYCAYPVASLETPSLVLPAALTPGVKMA, encoded by the coding sequence ATAATGAATTCGCTATACATCGCAGGTGAGTGGCTGGCCGGTCAGGGCGAGGCCTTTCAATCGCTGAACCCGGTGACCCAGCAAGTGCTGTGGTCGGGGGAGGGCGCTACCGCCGCTCAGGTCGAGTCGGCCGTGCAGGCTGCGCGTCAGGCGTTCCCGGGCTGGGCCCGTCGCACGCTCGAAGACCGCATCAGCGTGCTCGAAGCGTTCGCCGCCTCGCTGAAAAAACACGCCGACGAACTGGCCCGCACCATTGGTGAAGAAACCGGCAAACCGCTGTGGGAAGCCGCGACCGAAGTCACCAGCATGGTCAACAAGATCGCGATCTCGGTGCAGAGCTACCGCGAACGTACCGGCGAGAAGAGCGGCCCGCTGGGCGACGCCACCGCCGTGTTGCGCCACAAGCCCCACGGCGTGGTGGCGGTGTTCGGCCCTTACAACTTCCCCGGCCATTTGCCGAACGGCCACATCGTGCCGGCGCTGCTGGCCGGTAACAGCGTGCTGTTCAAACCGAGCGAGCTGACCCCGAAAGTCGCCGAGCTGACGGTCAAGTGCTGGATCGAAGCCGGTCTGCCGGCCGGCGTGCTGAACCTGCTGCAAGGCGCCCGGGAAACCGGGATTGCTCTGGCGGCGAATCCGGGCATCGACGGTCTGTTCTTTACCGGTTCAAGTCGTACCGGCAATCACCTGCATCAGCAGTTTGCCGGGCGTCCGGACAAGATCCTCGCGCTGGAAATGGGTGGCAACAACCCGCTGGTGGTCGATCAGGTCGCCGACCTCGACGCGGCGGTGTACACGATCATTCAGTCGGCGTTCATTTCCGCCGGTCAGCGCTGCACCTGCGCCCGTCGTCTGCTGGTGCCGCAAGGCGCGTGGGGCGACAGCCTGCTCAAGCGTCTGGTGGAAGTCAGCTCGACCATTGAGGTCGGCGCATTCGATCAGCAGCCGGCGCCGTTCATGGGCTCGGTGGTTTCCCTCGGCGCGGCGAAAGCGTTGATGGATGCCCAGGCGCATCTGTTGGCCAATGGCGCTGTTTCGCTGCTGGCAATGACTCAACCACAGGCCCAGTCGGCGCTGCTGACCCCGGGCATCGTTGATGTGACGGCGGTTGCCGATCGCTCCGACGAAGAACTGTTCGGCCCGTTGCTGCAAGTCATCCGCTACGCCGATTTTGCGGCGGCGATTGCCGAAGCCAACGACACCGCGTTTGGTCTGGCCGCCGGCCTGCTGTCGGATTCCGAAGAACGCTACCAGCAGTTCTGGCTGGAAAGCCGTGCCGGTATCGTCAACTGGAACAAGCAACTGACGGGTGCTGCGAGCAGCGCGCCGTTCGGCGGTGTCGGCGCTTCGGGCAACCACCGCGCCAGCGCCTACTACGCGGCGGATTACTGCGCGTACCCGGTGGCCTCGCTGGAAACTCCGAGCCTGGTATTGCCGGCGGCCCTGACGCCTGGCGTGAAGATGGCGTGA
- the aruF gene encoding arginine/ornithine succinyltransferase subunit alpha — protein sequence MLVMRPAQMADLGEVERLAADSPIGVTSLPDDVERLSDKIAASEASFAAEVSFNGEESYFFVLEDTATGKLVGCSAIVASAGYSEPFYSFRNETFVHASRELKIHNKIHVLSQCHDLTGNSLLTSFYVQRELVGSPWAELNSRGRLLFVASHPERFADSVVTEIVGYSDENGDSPFWDAIGRNFFDLNYAEAERLCGLKSRTFLAELMPHYPIYVPLLPDSAQEAMGQVHPRAQITFDILMREGFETDHYIDIFDGGPTLHARVSGIRSIAQSRVVPVKIGEPVKGAGRQYLVANAQLQDYRAVLLELDYAPGKPVTLDLEAAEALGVGEGASVRLVAV from the coding sequence ATGCTGGTGATGCGCCCCGCGCAAATGGCTGATCTGGGCGAGGTAGAGCGTCTGGCTGCGGACAGCCCGATTGGTGTCACTTCCTTGCCGGATGACGTTGAACGCCTGAGCGACAAGATCGCCGCGAGCGAAGCCTCGTTTGCCGCCGAAGTGAGCTTCAACGGTGAAGAGAGTTACTTCTTCGTCCTCGAAGACACCGCCACCGGCAAACTGGTGGGCTGCTCGGCGATCGTTGCGTCGGCCGGTTATTCCGAGCCGTTCTACAGCTTTCGCAACGAGACCTTCGTGCACGCTTCCCGCGAGCTGAAGATCCACAACAAGATTCACGTGCTCTCGCAATGCCATGACCTGACCGGCAACAGCTTGCTGACCAGTTTCTACGTGCAGCGCGAGCTGGTGGGTTCGCCGTGGGCCGAACTCAACTCCCGTGGCCGTCTGCTGTTCGTCGCCAGCCATCCGGAGCGTTTCGCCGATTCGGTGGTGACCGAGATCGTCGGTTACAGCGACGAGAATGGCGACTCGCCATTCTGGGACGCCATCGGTCGCAATTTCTTCGACCTGAACTACGCCGAGGCCGAGCGTCTGTGTGGCCTGAAAAGCCGCACGTTCCTCGCCGAACTGATGCCGCATTACCCGATCTACGTGCCGCTGCTGCCGGACTCCGCTCAGGAAGCGATGGGCCAGGTGCACCCGCGTGCGCAGATCACCTTCGACATCCTGATGCGCGAAGGCTTCGAGACCGATCATTACATCGACATTTTCGACGGCGGCCCGACCCTGCATGCGCGTGTCTCGGGGATCCGTTCGATCGCCCAGAGCCGTGTGGTGCCGGTGAAGATCGGTGAGCCGGTCAAAGGTGCCGGGCGCCAGTATCTGGTGGCCAATGCCCAGTTGCAGGATTACCGCGCGGTACTGCTGGAACTGGATTACGCACCGGGCAAACCGGTGACCCTGGATCTGGAAGCAGCCGAAGCCCTGGGCGTCGGTGAAGGTGCCAGCGTGCGCCTGGTGGCGGTTTAA